CGGGCGGCGCCCGCGACGCCGCTCACCGCCTCGCCGGCATGGACGTCGAGGTCGAGTGGCGCTCCGACCTGGCCGTCGAGCGACGCTCGGAGGCGACCGACGGCGGCATCGAGGCGCGCGACCTCGGGTGGAAGTACCGCTCGCTGGCGTACCGCCTCGTGAAGAACTACGGGCTCCGCCCGACCGTCGTCTCGCGGACGCTCCGCCACGCCGTCGCCGACGCCGCCGGCACGTTCCGCGACGTGCTCGGGGGGGAGGCGACGCCGTCATCGTGGGCCAGCAACGGGCGCGACGTGGTCCACGGCATCTCTGCGGGCACCTCGGAAGGGCTGGTCGCGCGGACGCGCGACCGCTCGGTCCGGCGCAACCCGAACGGTGTCTCCGCGCGGGCCGACCGCGCCGTCGCTCGGTACGACCGCAGAGACTGATCCGGCCGACGGCGTCGGCTACGCGTCTGCGCCGGGAGCGAGTCCCTCGATGACCCGCGCGGCGTTCTTCGACAGCGCGCGGTCGAGCAGGTCCTCGGACACGTCGAGCGTCAGCACCTCCATCACGCCCACGTCCGGGTGCGTGTCCGGGGCACCCGAGCCGAACATGACGCGGTCCGGGTGTTCGAGCAGCCCCGTCTCCAGCACGTCGCGGAAGCGGACGAACGCTGTGTCGAGGTAGAGGTGGTCGTAGGAGTCGAGCAGCTCCATCGCCTCCCCCATCAGCGCGCGGTCGAGCGGGTAGCCACCGAACGACGAGAGGATCACGGGGAACCCGTACTCCAAGAGCGCGTCCGCGACGGCGCTCGGTGGGAACCCCCGGCCCCCGTGGACGAGCACCGGCTCCCCGGCGTCCGCCACCTGTTCGAGCGTCTCTTCGGTCGGGAGGCCGTCGTTCACGGGGTCGAGCACGAAGCCGTGGAGGCGGCTGTCGTAGGCGTACTGCTCGACGTCGCCGGGGTCGGTGTGGTGGTCGGCGGGCGCCGCCGCGAGGTTCCGCAGGCGCGAGACGGGCGACTCGCCGGGGTCGCGCGGCCCGTTCAGCCGCGCGAACGCGCAAAACGGCCGGTCGACCGAGAGGCGCGCGACCGCGTTGTTCGCCCGGAGGTACCCCTCGCCGGCGGGGCGAGACCCGGGCGCGACCGCCGACTGCACGACGCCCGCCTGGTGCATCTCCCGCTGGAGGCGTTCGGGCGAGACCTCTCGCCCGCGCGAGGCGACGACCGCCCCGTCGTCGGGGTCGAGCCGGGCGTGCACGTCGACGACGCGGAACCCGTGCTCCAGTTCCAGCATCTACCCGTCCGGAGCGACTCCCCCGACTTGAGTGTTGTAGTCTCTCAGCCGCCACCCTCGGTGGCCGACAGCGCTTTAGGCCGACCGCCAGGCGAGTGTGCAGTCTGTCAGCCGATATCACGCCGCTGTCTGCCAGTTTTCGGTGCCTGAGCGGAGAAAACTTGATATAGAACCGCGACCATTCTACTCGTTGATCATTCCATGAGTTACATGCAGCAGCCCCTCTACATCCTGGCGGAGTCGACCCAGCGCACCAGCGGTCTCGACGCCCGACGGTCGAACGTCGCCGCCGGACGGGCCGTAGCCAGCGCGGTCCGAACGACACTCGGGCCGCGCGGCATGGACAAGATGCTCGTCGACTCCTCGGGTGAGGTCGTCGTCACCAACGACGGCGCGACGATCCTCAAGGAGATGGACATCGAGCACCCCGCCGCCCAGATGCTCGTCGAGGTGGCCGAGTCCCAGGAGGCCGAAGTCGGTGACGGCACGACGACGGCGGCCGTCCTCGCGGGCGAACTCCTCGCGCGCGCAGAGGACCTCCTCGACGACGACGTCCACGCGACCGCCGTGGTCGAGGGCTACCACGAGGCGCTCCGCCTCGCGCTCGACGCCGTCGACGGGATGCTCGTCGAGGGCGCCGTCGACCGCGACGTTCTCCTCACGGTCGCCGAGTCCGCGATGACGGGCAAGGGAACCGGCGACATCGCGACCCACGTGCTCGCCGAAATCGTCGTCGACGCCGTCCTCCAGGTCGCCGACGACGACCGCCGCGTCGACCGCGACGACATCCGCGTGTTCACCCGCACGGGCGCCTCCGCGGCGGCCACGGAACTGGTCCGCGGCGTCGTCTTCGAGAAGGAACCCGCCAACGACAACATGCCCCGCGAGGTGACGGACGCGACCGTCGCCGTCCTCGACATGAAGCTCGACGTGCGCTCGGGTGAAGTCGACACGGAGTACACGATCACCTCCGTCGAGCAGCTCGACGCCGCCCTCTCCGCCGAGGACGCCGAGCGCCGCGCGATCGCCGAGTCCCTCACTGACGCCGGCGTCGACGTGGTGTTCTGCTCGAAGAAGATCAGCGACCCCGTCGCCGCCTACCTCGCGGACGCGGGCATCCTCGCGTTCTCGAACGTGAAGAAGTCCGACGCCCGCGCGTTCGCCCGCGCCACCGGCGCCCGCCGCCTCGGGACGCTCGACGGCATGGAGTCGAGCGACCTCGGCACCGCCGCCTCGGTCCGCGTCGAGAAGCAGTCCGGCGACGACGTGGTGTTCGTCGAGGGCAGCGACGACTCCCGTACCGTGACGCTGTACGTGCGCGGCTCGACCGACCACGTGGTCGACGAGACCGAGCGCGCCATCGACGACGCCCTCGGCGTGGTCGTGGCGGCCCACGAGGACGGTGAAATCGTGCCCGGCGCCGGCGCCGTGGAGATCGCGATCGCCGACCGCCTCCGCGCGGGCGCCAACGCCGTGACCGGTCGCAAGGCCCTCGCGGTCGAGGCGTTCGCTGACGCGGTCGACGCAATCCCGCGCACGCTCGCGGAGAACGCCGGCCTCGACCCCATCGACGCGCTGGTCGACCTGCGCGCCCGCCACGACCGCGACGGCGTCGCCGGCATCGTGATCGACGGGCCGTCCGTCGAGATCACGAACCCGACCGACGAGCACGTGGTCGACCCCGCGGCCGTCAAGCGCGAGGCGCTCGAGTCCGCTACTGAGGCGGCGACGATGATCCTCCGCATCGACGACGTCATCGCGGCGAACTGACGGCGTATCGAGCGCCCGAGCGCCCTCGGATTTTCTCGACCGATCGCCCGACGAGCGCGGGCTTCGACGCCGCGCAGACGGGTGCACAGACGAGCTGGCCGTCCGACTTTTCCGCGTGAATCGTGACAGCCCCGGCCATGGGTGAGACCTCCGACGACGGACGACTCGGGTTGTTCGGAGCGGTCTCGATCTCAGTGGGCGGCATGATCGGCGGCGGCGTGTTCGCCGTGCTCGGGGTGGTGGCGACCATCGCGGGCGCCGCCTCGTGGGCGGCGTTCACGCTCGCGAGCCTCGTGTCGCTGTGTGTGGCGTACTCGTACCTCAAGCTGAACGCGATGGGCGACAACCGCGGCGGGTCGGTGTCGCAACTGGAGGAGTACCTCGACGACGCCTCCGTCGCGGGGATGGTGGGCTGGACGCTCCTCGTGGGGTACGTCGGCGCGATGGCGATGTACGCGTACGCGTTCGGGAGTTTCTCGGTCGCGTTGACGCCGCCGTCGCTGGTCGACGCGGTCCCGCTCGGTGAGGGGCTGTTGCGGCCGGTGTTCTCCGTGCTCGCGGTCGTGCTGTTCGTCGTGTTGAACGTCCTCGGCGCCCGCGCGACGGGTCTCTCCGAGGAGGTGCTGGTGGTCGCGAAGGTCGCCGTGTTGCTCGCGTTCGGCGGACTCGGCCTCTGGTACGGCGTCCAGCAAGGGTCGATGGAGTACGGATTCGAGCAGATCCGCAGCGTCACGCCGGTCGTGATGGCGACGGCGGTGTCGTTCGTCTCCTTCCAAGGGTGGCAACTGCTCATGTACGACCAGGACAGCATCCGGGACGTGGAGACGACGCTCCCGCGTGCCATCTACGCGTCTATCCTGATCACCATCCTCGTCGACGGACTGATCGCGGTCGTCGTCACCAGCCTCGCAGCGCCCGACGTGATCCAGCAACACCCAGAGCGGGCGCTGGCACTGGCCGTCGAACCGGTGGTCGGCGGGATCGGGTTCACCGTCGTCGCGGTCGCGGCGCTGTTCTCGACGGGGTCGGCGATCAACGGGACGCTGTTCTCGGCGGCCAACTTCGCGAAGGGGATGGTGGGCGACGGACTGCTCCCCGACGAGACGGGGCGAGCGAGCGCCGACGGCGCGCCACAGCGGACGGTCCTCCTCCTCGGCGTCGTCGCGGCGGTGTTCACCGCCTACGGCAGCCTAGACGCGATCACCTCGTTCGGCTCGCTGGCGTTCATGAGCGTGTTCGGCGCGATGTGCGCGCTGGCAGTCAGCGAGCGCGACCACGAGTCGGTGCACCCGCTCCCACCCGCCGTGGGCGCGGTCGGCTGTGCGGCTTTCGCGGTTCTGTTGGGGGTCCACCTGTGGAACGCCGAACGCGGGACGTTCTGGGCCGTGCTCCTGCTCGCAGTCGCCGTCCACGCCGTCGAACTCCTCTACTTCGAGCGTGAGAGCATCGTCGACGGCGTCGAACACGCCGAGGACCTGCTGGTCCCCGGCAGTGGGTGAGGGGCGCGGTCACAGGTTCGGCAACGACCACTCGCGCCGCACCGCGACCAGCCGAAGCACGAACACGCCGAGTGCGACTCCCAGGGTCGCGGTCGCTCCGCGGACGCCGACCGCGCCGGCGACGACGTAGGCGACACCACCGAGGAGCGCGGGCGTCGCGTAGAAGTCCTCCCGGAGCACGACCGGCGTCCGGGTGAGCAACAGGTCGGACAGCGACCCACCGCCGACGCCGGTGAGCGTCGCGGTGACGACGACGCCGAACGCCGAGAGGCCGGCGTCGGCGCCGACGGCGGCACCCGAGGCGGCGAAGGCGGCGAGTCCCACTGCGTCGGCGACGAGGAACGCCGGGTGGTCGCGGACGCGACCGGTCCCACCGGAGAGGGCACCCGCGACGAGCAAGCCGACGGCGACGCCCGCCAGCACCACCAGCACGTCACCCGTCGAGCGGAGCGCCGCGGGCACGCGACCGACGAGTACGTCGCGGATGGTGCCGCCGCCCAGCGCCGTGAGGACGCCGAGCGTGGCGACGCCGAACGGGTCGAGGTCGGCGTCCGCACCCTTGAGCGCGCCCGCGACGGCGAACGCGAGCAGGCCGACGAGGTTCATCGCCGCCACCGCGGCGCCGGCGGTGACGAGCGCCACTGTCAGAAGGTGGGGACGGTCGCGGCGACCGACTCCTCGAACGAGAACGTCACCGACCGGCCGGGGGCGAGGTCGAACGCCTCGTCGCCGCGACCCTGGTTCACGTCACACTCGACGAAGCCGTGACTGCCGACGGTGACGAGCGGGTCGTGTTTCGGCACCTCGGCGAACGTCTCGACGACGGGCACGGCCTCCCGTCCGGCGGCGGTCTCGACGACGACGGACTCGCCGACGTGGCCGTCGAGGAACTCGCCGGGGACGTTCGTGACGCTGTTGCCGAAGTCGTCGACGACGAGCACCTCGCCAGCGGCGGTGGCCGTCTCGATCCACGCGCTCGGCAGGTCGTAGTCGTCGTAGTCGTCGACGCGGGTGAAGCCGTCGAGGTCGTCGATCCGGTCGACGCCGGCCTCGTGGACGGCGGCGGCCGCAGGGGCGAACACGTCTCGTCCGTGGAACGTGCTGGAGCGCGGGTCGCCGCCGTCGACGGCGAACACGTCGACCTCGTCGTCGCCGGTGAGCGCCCGCGCGGGCGGGAGGAGACAGCCGTTGTCCGGGCCGACGAGCGCGTGGTCGCCGGCGCGGACGCAGATCGCCGCGCGGTCGGTGCCGACGCCGGGGTCGACGACGACGAGGTGGACCGCCGGCGGGAACTCGGGCAGGACGAAGCGGAGCCAGAACGCCGCCGCCCGCGGGTCGCCCTGCGGGAGGTCGTGGGCCACGTCGACGAGGTCGGCGACGCCGTGGGAGCGGAGGACGCCCTTCATCGCGGCGGGGTACGGGGAGCCGAAGTCGGAGGCGAGCGTCAACATTGGGGTCAGGCGGGGTCCGGCGTCTCGCCGTCGGCGTCCGCGTCGCGCTCGGTGTCTACGCTCCCGGCGGCGCCGTTGGCGTCCGACGAGGCGACCTGTCGGATCCGGGAGACGCCGTCGATCTCCTCGATCGTCTCGACCACTTCGTCGGGGACGAGGTCGCGCCAACCGTCGCCGCGGATCATCCGCCCCCGGAGTTCGCTCCCTTCGAGCACCTCGCGCTTGAACATCGGCGAGGAGCGCACCTCGACACCGGCCTCCTCGAACAGACGGACGACGAGGGGGTTGTTCGAGTAGGCCACGTCGAAGTGTGGCGACATGGACTGGACGTGGCTGACCCACACCGAGTTCCGTTCGAGGTCCTCGATGGGGACGACGTACGTGCGCACGTCGAGGTCGTCGAGCGCCTTCGTCACCATCATGACGCGCTCGCCGGCGGTGAAGGGATTGCGCCGGGTGTGTGAGTCGCCGGCCGAGCCGATGCCGAGGACGAGTTCGTCGACCTCCCCCGCGATCTCCTCGACCATGTGTTGGTGGCCGTTGTGGTAGGGCTGGAACCGCCCGATGTAGAACCCCCGCATACGAACAGGTATCTCACGGGGAGTTTAAAAGCCCGGCGAGTCCAGCAGAGCCAGGTATCGGGTAGGTATACGGTCGCTATCGACCGTTCTCGCTCTGACGGAGACGACTCACAGGGGGAGAAAGTATATGAATCGACGGACCCTGTTTCTCGGTAGCGACGATTCTATGAGCAACGACCGAAACGACAGCCGGGACGGTGGCGATGTCCTGGATCGAGAGGACGCCCCCGTCGTGGACGACCCCGGGTCGAACGGCGCCGGTGGCGACCCGACCGGCGGCCGCTCCGTGGGCGCGTCGAACGACCCCTCCGAGCAGGACGCCGACATCGACGATCTGGGGAGTGACGTCGAGATCGACGCCGAGATCGACGAGGAGATCGCCGAGGACCACCTCCTCGGCGGCCTGCTGATCGACTCGACCGACGACATCGAGGTTCCCGAGCGCCTGGTCGACCAGGTGATCGGGCAAGAACACGCCCGGGACGTGGTGATGAAGGCGGCCAAACAGCGCCGCCACGTGATGATGATCGGCTCGCCCGGGACGGGCAAGTCGATGCTCGCGAAGGCGATGTCCGAGCTGCTCCCGAAAGAGGAGCTCCAGGACGTCCTCGTCTACCACAACCCCGACGACGGCAACAACCCGAAGGTGCGGACGGTGCCCGCCGGGAAGGGCGAACAGATCGTGGAGGCGCACAAGGAGGAGGCCCGCAAGCGCAACCAGATGCGCAGCTTCCTCATGTGGATCATCATCGCGGTGGTGCTGGGCTACGCACTCCTCGTGGCGAACAACGTGCTGCTGGGCATCCTCGCGGCGGGTATCATCTACCTCGCGTTCCGCTACGGTTCGCGCGGCTCCGACTCGATGATCCCGAACCTCCTCGTCAACAACGCCGACGAGAAGTCGGCGCCGTTCGAGGACGCCACGGGCGCCCACGCCGGTGCGCTGCTGGGCGACGTCCGCCACGACCCGTTCCAGTCCGGTGGGATGGAGACGCCGAGCCACGACCGCGTCGAGGCCGGCGCCATCCACAAGGCGAACAAGGGCGTGCTGTTCATCGACGAGATCAACACCCTCGACATCCGCTCCCAGCAGAAGCTGATGACGGCGATCCAGGAGGGCGAGTTCTCCATCACGGGTCAGTCCGAGCGCTCCTCGGGCGCGATGGTCCAGACGGAGCCCGTCCCGACGGACTTCATCATGATCGCGGCGGGGAACCTCGACGCGATGGAGAACATGCACCCGGCGCTTCGCT
The DNA window shown above is from Halobaculum marinum and carries:
- the thsA gene encoding thermosome subunit alpha, whose protein sequence is MQQPLYILAESTQRTSGLDARRSNVAAGRAVASAVRTTLGPRGMDKMLVDSSGEVVVTNDGATILKEMDIEHPAAQMLVEVAESQEAEVGDGTTTAAVLAGELLARAEDLLDDDVHATAVVEGYHEALRLALDAVDGMLVEGAVDRDVLLTVAESAMTGKGTGDIATHVLAEIVVDAVLQVADDDRRVDRDDIRVFTRTGASAAATELVRGVVFEKEPANDNMPREVTDATVAVLDMKLDVRSGEVDTEYTITSVEQLDAALSAEDAERRAIAESLTDAGVDVVFCSKKISDPVAAYLADAGILAFSNVKKSDARAFARATGARRLGTLDGMESSDLGTAASVRVEKQSGDDVVFVEGSDDSRTVTLYVRGSTDHVVDETERAIDDALGVVVAAHEDGEIVPGAGAVEIAIADRLRAGANAVTGRKALAVEAFADAVDAIPRTLAENAGLDPIDALVDLRARHDRDGVAGIVIDGPSVEITNPTDEHVVDPAAVKREALESATEAATMILRIDDVIAAN
- a CDS encoding SAM hydrolase/SAM-dependent halogenase family protein, whose protein sequence is MLTLASDFGSPYPAAMKGVLRSHGVADLVDVAHDLPQGDPRAAAFWLRFVLPEFPPAVHLVVVDPGVGTDRAAICVRAGDHALVGPDNGCLLPPARALTGDDEVDVFAVDGGDPRSSTFHGRDVFAPAAAAVHEAGVDRIDDLDGFTRVDDYDDYDLPSAWIETATAAGEVLVVDDFGNSVTNVPGEFLDGHVGESVVVETAAGREAVPVVETFAEVPKHDPLVTVGSHGFVECDVNQGRGDEAFDLAPGRSVTFSFEESVAATVPTF
- the lonB gene encoding ATP-dependent protease LonB produces the protein MSNDRNDSRDGGDVLDREDAPVVDDPGSNGAGGDPTGGRSVGASNDPSEQDADIDDLGSDVEIDAEIDEEIAEDHLLGGLLIDSTDDIEVPERLVDQVIGQEHARDVVMKAAKQRRHVMMIGSPGTGKSMLAKAMSELLPKEELQDVLVYHNPDDGNNPKVRTVPAGKGEQIVEAHKEEARKRNQMRSFLMWIIIAVVLGYALLVANNVLLGILAAGIIYLAFRYGSRGSDSMIPNLLVNNADEKSAPFEDATGAHAGALLGDVRHDPFQSGGMETPSHDRVEAGAIHKANKGVLFIDEINTLDIRSQQKLMTAIQEGEFSITGQSERSSGAMVQTEPVPTDFIMIAAGNLDAMENMHPALRSRIKGYGYEVYMDDTIDDTPEMRRKYARFVAQEVAKDGRLPSFDGEAIEEVILEARRRAGRKGHLTLELRNLGGLVRVSGDIARSQDADLVTREHVLEAKGRSRSIEQQLADDYIERRKDYELQVADGYETGRVNGLAVMGEDSGIMLPVMAEVTPSQGPGQVIATGQLQEMAEEAVQNVSAIIKKFSDEDITEKDIHIQFVQTGGSGVDGDSASITVATAVISALEDVGVDQSLAMTGSLSVRGDVLPVGGVTHKIEAAAKSGCTRVIIPKANEQDVMIEDEYKEMVEIIPVSHISEVLDIALEGEAEKDSLVDRLKSITGSALEKTGEGAGAGPTSPSPQ
- a CDS encoding amidohydrolase family protein, which translates into the protein MLELEHGFRVVDVHARLDPDDGAVVASRGREVSPERLQREMHQAGVVQSAVAPGSRPAGEGYLRANNAVARLSVDRPFCAFARLNGPRDPGESPVSRLRNLAAAPADHHTDPGDVEQYAYDSRLHGFVLDPVNDGLPTEETLEQVADAGEPVLVHGGRGFPPSAVADALLEYGFPVILSSFGGYPLDRALMGEAMELLDSYDHLYLDTAFVRFRDVLETGLLEHPDRVMFGSGAPDTHPDVGVMEVLTLDVSEDLLDRALSKNAARVIEGLAPGADA
- a CDS encoding nicotinamide-nucleotide adenylyltransferase, giving the protein MRGFYIGRFQPYHNGHQHMVEEIAGEVDELVLGIGSAGDSHTRRNPFTAGERVMMVTKALDDLDVRTYVVPIEDLERNSVWVSHVQSMSPHFDVAYSNNPLVVRLFEEAGVEVRSSPMFKREVLEGSELRGRMIRGDGWRDLVPDEVVETIEEIDGVSRIRQVASSDANGAAGSVDTERDADADGETPDPA
- a CDS encoding APC family permease, producing the protein MGETSDDGRLGLFGAVSISVGGMIGGGVFAVLGVVATIAGAASWAAFTLASLVSLCVAYSYLKLNAMGDNRGGSVSQLEEYLDDASVAGMVGWTLLVGYVGAMAMYAYAFGSFSVALTPPSLVDAVPLGEGLLRPVFSVLAVVLFVVLNVLGARATGLSEEVLVVAKVAVLLAFGGLGLWYGVQQGSMEYGFEQIRSVTPVVMATAVSFVSFQGWQLLMYDQDSIRDVETTLPRAIYASILITILVDGLIAVVVTSLAAPDVIQQHPERALALAVEPVVGGIGFTVVAVAALFSTGSAINGTLFSAANFAKGMVGDGLLPDETGRASADGAPQRTVLLLGVVAAVFTAYGSLDAITSFGSLAFMSVFGAMCALAVSERDHESVHPLPPAVGAVGCAAFAVLLGVHLWNAERGTFWAVLLLAVAVHAVELLYFERESIVDGVEHAEDLLVPGSG
- a CDS encoding trimeric intracellular cation channel family protein: MNLVGLLAFAVAGALKGADADLDPFGVATLGVLTALGGGTIRDVLVGRVPAALRSTGDVLVVLAGVAVGLLVAGALSGGTGRVRDHPAFLVADAVGLAAFAASGAAVGADAGLSAFGVVVTATLTGVGGGSLSDLLLTRTPVVLREDFYATPALLGGVAYVVAGAVGVRGATATLGVALGVFVLRLVAVRREWSLPNL